Genomic window (Arachis hypogaea cultivar Tifrunner chromosome 13, arahy.Tifrunner.gnm2.J5K5, whole genome shotgun sequence):
ataattaattaataatctgatttataattttaattttattttcttttttactctattgttcacattgtttataattattattgtgtcTTCTTTAGTTGGTCATGACATAAAGCTATGTAAAATTCATTCCGGAAAAACACCTGAAGGAAAAAGACAAGTTGGTTTACTTAAATGACATACGTAAAACTTCAAGTTCAActgaaaaattcttgaaaaatgaACCATTTATCTCCCTACTAGTTAGTGGTTACTGATGAATTAACTTCCATCCAATAACATTGTCTAGCGAGCTCTTTAATGCTTTTTCACAAAAGAATACTGGATCTGTTCATATAATAGTTGAGGAGTCTGAAGTTCTAGCAAACTTATTTCTGCATCAAAAATCTTTTAGATTTTCTATAcacataataaataaagattTGAATATCAACAAGCccttatagctcagtggtagagcgTCAGTCTTGTAAACTGAAGGTCCGTAGTTCGATCCTGCGTGATGgcatttttcttaattatatattatgaaaaaaagATATACAagctatatataaataaatgaatatcatatttatttatttgatgaacCAAATAAAATGTTATTGtaaggaaaaaataataatatatttttaataatattattaatgcaaaataataaattctaaatgtTCTTTTAAATATAGTAAAGTaacctattttaataaaaaatttgttattgaaataattatatcaatattttctaaatgttcttttaaatattatattttaaatatagtaaagtaacctattttaataaaaaatttgttattaaaaaaattatatcaatattttttatattaatttgttttattaaatttttttttccttttaaaagaACAACTATAATATCATTGAGATATGACAAAAGTAatttgactttattttttatttggtttgaattttggtcaataataaaatatgacatatatatacatacatacacatACAGATTCCAGTTATAAAATATAgattatttaatttaatctaCTTTGTCATACATATgagtatataaatataaatacatcaaatatttaaaatataaattttgtgaaACTTTGTCATGACAAAGAGATGTACCGtgtgaaaaaaaatactaattcttctattttttattagtttttttaaacaaattaataaGATATATAACACACTTaattggttttatttttttatgcatatatttttttaacaaaaattataaataacattAATGTAAATTCAAATGTTTTTGTGCATGACAAGTGCTTTAAGCCTTTCACActtgtaaaataatataatttaaataataaatttgccattaaaaaatatttttatcaatttatttaatgTTTTAACTATTTAATTTGCTATTGATTTTTACAAttcatcaataatttttttattgattgttCTGTAATTGTTATTTAAATTCAACCATATTTTGTCAAATATATAACAATTTCTTTATTAACCTAATTGAACTCAGCAATCTaatccaaatttaaaaataaaaaattaaaattcaaaacagtaaataaaatttaattaatattatatttttttaaaataaattatgatatgGATACtacataaatattataaataatataaataaatgaagcaattatttttttttactaaaatattcatTAATAGAAACGAAAAGAGATGTCCACGTTATAAGACTACtaaaattaaatatctaatttGTTTTAACTTTACAAAGATTTTACAAAATGATTTAACATGACTTAAACATGGGATAACTACAATTTTCAgcaaattttttaaacaaaaaattatagtaATTCCAGCAtacaaattttaacttttaaatgaagttttagaATTATTGTTATAGTCTTTTTGAACTACTCActatattgtttaattttatgttattgATTGGTATCATATCAATTTCGACGAACTTAACCGACAAAAATTGGTTAGAGATGTTACTTTATATATTCGATGTTTAATTTACAGAAAACATTATTTGTGTGGGATTACTTCTaaaatttgtatgaaaatataattattattaattaagaatttaaaattaacaagctcttatagctcagtggtagagcgTCAGTCTTGTAAACTGAAGGTCCGTAGTTCGATCCTGCGTGAGGGCATTTTATCAATTATCCCTTGGGTTTTTTCGGTTAGCTTCAATATCCAAAACACATGTAACATATAATATAACTTTAGTAAACATTAGTGGTAGAATCACTTTGTTCTCTagcaaaattaactcaatttttcTTTCCATACACATTTTCATCTTCCCCAACAAGTATCTAAACAAATACAAAGAACAAGATCATCTAAGAAATGAAACCAAATTAAAAGTTTCCTCCAAGAAGATATATATGGTTGGTTAGAACTTAGAAGTTATGTTGCAAGAACAACCTCTCTCTAGGAGAAGCAGGTCCAATCTCTTCCTCAAGACTCTTCAAACcatcaccaccaacaccaacaacaTTTCCCAAATTCTTATTCACTTCTGCATTATTACtaatgttattgttgttgttcttccctcCTTCAACATCAGCATCTGACACTGAAGACTTCCTCCTCTGAGAAGATGTAACACTTGGGAATGTTATCCATGATGGTGCCCTGAACTCAATCCGTTGATCCTCAGTTTCTGCTACCTCAGTGGTCTCAGAAGCTGATCTATTTGATGATCTTTGTGATGATTTCTTGTGCAACCTATTGCTTCCCAAAACAACCTCAGTTGGCAAAATTGGTTGCTCAATGCAAGGACTTCCCATTAGCATTGCTAACCCTCTTTCCAATGCTGTTGTTACTTTGTCCATTGAAGGTCTTTCTTTCCCTCTCATCCTCACACATTTGCATGCCACATTTGCAATCCTTTTCAAGGCCTCAAGATCACTAGGAGGTTTCAAAACTGGGTCTAATATTGCAGCTATGTCACCTATGTTGCACCAATAAGGATATGAGTATTGGATACAAATAAATATGACAACTTTACTAAAAAATATGATGTGGGAACAACAATATGTATATTTTCACGGTATATCCCAACCGACAAGTCAAACATTAATTTGTTGTGTGTCTGCAGCTGACTAATGGGTTACTGTATATATAAGGTAAAATTTAAATCCTTGACAATTTATTTGCAGAGTTAAAATATATCATAAGTTACCTGACTTGATCAATGGCACTGCCCATTCAACAATGTTCCCTTCTTCATATTGCATGTCAATGGCTTTTCTACCACTTAGAATCTCCAATAACAGAACACCAAAGCTATATACATCAGATTTTGTGGTGAGGTAGTGAAGCCTATAGTACTCTGGATCAAGATAACCAAGAGTACCAGCTGGTAATTCAGCAAGTGGTGAACCACTGTCTGCAGGGCCTAACAATGACAAGCCAAAATCAGCAACTcttgcattgtgttcttcatcaATGAGAATGTTTGATGATTTTATGTCTCTGTGAATCACTGGTGGACATGCATATCCATGCAAGTACTCAATTCCTCTTGCTGCTTGGACTGCAATTGTTACTCTCCTTATCCAATCTAGCTGCTCCTTTAACACCTATGTTGCATTAATATGAATACAGGTATTGAATACGATAATTGTTCTAAGAAATTAGAGAGTAAACTACCAATTTAGCTCCACAAAAAATTTGAATGCTGACAATTTAATTCTCGAAAGAACAGAAGCTATGGTACACTAGCTTATTTAGTTCTTTCGAAGTTAAATTGTCAGCGTTTAAATCTTTCAAAACTAAACTACTATAGTCTAATTAGTCATGGAAATGTAGCACAAAAAAGTGAAGTATTTGTGTTATTATAGTTTTCAGCACCTTATTTGGTCCATGAAGGTGTTGATGCAAGGAACCATGGGCCATGAACTCATAGACAAGAAGCCTTTCGTTTCCTTCTTCACAATATCCTAATAGGTTCAGCAAATGTGCATGGTTCAACCTTGATAGCAAGTCAAGTTCTGTGTGAAACTCCTTTGAATTCTTCTGCATGTTTGTGGAAACTATGGCCCTCTTAACAGCAACAACAGTGCCATCTTTCAGAACACCCTTGAACACACAAGAGAAGCTTCCTTTCCCAACAATGGATTCTTCTTTGAATCCATTAGTTGCAGTTTCAAGCTCCTCATAGGTGAACATTTGGGCCCTCCTGATCTTGAACTCCTCCAAATTTGTCCTGTTCTTGCTGTTAGAACCACCATTGAGTTTCTTCACCTTTGACCTTCCTGAAGAACACTCACAATCTCTTAGCTTGTATCTAACATACAAAACTGAAGTCAACGACACAATACAAACCAAGAACACTGCAAAAGCAATCTCAGCAATAACAACTGGTAACTGCAAAGCCCAAAACTTAtcatcatttttcttcttctcagaATTAGAAGATGAGCAATTTGATAAGCACTTAGATGAAAAACATGAAGAACAATTATATTCACATATTCTATCAGAATTCACACCACAAGAACTCTTCTGGTACATCTCAGATGGACAATCACCACTGCTGCAATGAATGCAAATTCTTGAATCTGTTGACTTGCAAAGACCTTTTTGGAGATCAATCTCATAGAATCCAGGAGGACATGGATTTGACTTGCACATTCCTGGTGAAACAGCCAAAGGTAGTGTTTTTGGAAAACCAACACCCCAGCAAACAGGCATAAGAGATCTTTCAGCAAGAACACCACAAGAAAAGTAATCACCACCAGCAATCTCAAACACCTTGGTTCCACTTGGTGGTGGTGTGCTTGGTTTGATGATGAATCCCCAACAAATCACTTCCCTATCATAGCTTTTGATTCCACATGCGTGAAACTTTCCTCCAACAACAGATAGCATTGGATCACTTGGTGCCAAATCAACATTACCTTGACCATAACTACCAGCATGTTGTTTCACTGAAACTGAGATTTCTTCTTCTATATCCAAGCTTCTTCCCCAACAAACAGCTCTTGAATTCTTCACACCTTCCAATATTCCACAAACATGGTATCCACCAGCTGAGATTCTCTGGAATCTTTTGTCATCTGGAATCAAAGTAATGACCCTGCTACTAGTCTCATCACCCCAGCAGAACACACTCCTATTCTGAGAGAAAAGGCCACAGTTGAATCCAGAACCTGCTGAAATTGACTGAAACATTCCATCAAACACATAGCTCCTAGTCATGTTGTAACCCCAACAATCAACAAATGAAGTGTTCCTGAATCTTCCAGTTAATGGCTTCCTCAATCCACATACATGGTGATCACCAGCACTGATGTCTATGTATTCAGCTTCCTTGATCATTGGTTGAGGCACCCCCATTTCAATGTAGCCACTGCTACCCCAACAATAGGGTTGGTTTGAATCCATTAAAAGTCCACATATAAAGCCATCACCAGCAGTTAGACCAATGAATGAGAAATGAGATGGTGTTTCATAGATTATGGCTGTGTTGGATCCATAACAGGTAACAGTATGGGACCCATCAAGCTTCAAACCACAAAAGACTGAACCTTGTTCTCCATAAGATATTGCAATGGAAGACATGGATCCAAGACTTGTAACTTGTGACCACAAGTATGATAGAACCATCACATGAAAAAATAACCACAGTTGCATGTTCAAACCATAGATTAACAAGTCTCTCACTGAGAACCCCATGATGATGCACACCCAATCTAAATATCATATACAATAAAGTCTAGAATCTTCACTGCTCAGCATTGTGAATAAATAAACATAGAACACCACAATGCTATTGTTGCCATTACCTCAAACTTCTGTTCCTACAATCTCCATGTCTTTGTATAGCTAGCTAGAAATGCATGAAAACACAATAGCAATGGATCTTCGCATCATTCTGAAGTTTTCTCTCAACACAAGTTATCATCTTTCTAGCTAGCTATGCTTGATgcaacacaaaacaaaacaaatagcTAAGAAATGTAGTGGATCTTCTTCTGCATGCCCACTTTGTTTCTATGTATGCTTATTAGGGTAAGCAAGTAAAACCTTGCATATTGCTGATGATGAGTTGGTGAGAAGAAGAAAGATAAACTTGCCATCTCAAAAGCTTACAAGCAACCATAGCTAGAGCTAGCTGCTTCAATGAACTTTGATTTGAACTCATCACTAGATCAACAACTAACTAACTGGTGGAAACTATGCTTTGATGAGTCCTTTGAAGAAAGCTCTATATAGTATATAGTTAATGAAAGTGTGAACTCACATTTTTGTTAAGAATAGTCAGAAACCTTTTCTTCAATGCAAGTATTTAGCAATTGGCAGTTGAAGTTGAAGTTGATCATCAAAGGGATATAGAAGATGGATGGATTGTTGTTGAAGAAGGGTAAAGAGAGTGAGATTAatggagagagtgagagagagatggTGGTGCAATAAATGAGAGAAAACTGCTACTTGTGTACGTTATGGGCAAAGTGTTGGTGAACACATTTATTGTAAAACATAAATGCAAAAATGACCTTTTCATGCCCAAACTATAGGAAAATTTTCAAGTGAATGTCGTAGTGACAGCTATTTTTaatcgttgatcttaattataaaaacatatatataatatatatatattataaaaaaatatataatatatataattaagatcaacggttaaaaattacTGATATACCGATACGATGATACACTTAAAAATCTTTCCAAACTATAATGCCATAATACAGCACTTACCattctctccttctttctttatttctatttatgTACTTATATGGTTTTGGAAAAAACATTCATATATTGTGTTTTAAGGttatatttaaaaagtataataataaactttttttaaattgttgatatatctaatatattaaaaatataaaaatattattttttcaataatttttagtaaaattttttatagtatttttaaaatatgtcttatatatatatataactaaaatcattgaaaaataaataaaatttcagttaaaaataataattacaaatataattttattttcttattgtaTAAAAGAATTTTAGACAGATaaccaataatatataattgtatcacaaaaaataaaaaaaattcaaattcaatacttCAAAAGTCAATCATTTAAACGTATAAATCTTATTGAAtaaccataaaaaaattttatactattaatatattaaaattaaattcataaaaaattaaataaataatttttttggtgtcaaatatatataaatatataatagcacatacaatcttttattttattttattttttctgcaTCAAGTTATTTTAACATTTAAATATCTGAATATAATGTATTGATATTTcagtatattaataaaaaaaataacagaatatataTGTGGGTTTAGCTTGGTACAATAATATATACCAAACCTCACACCTCAAGACTCAACATATTTGATATGTGTCCCTACTTCATTTAAATTCTTTCATGTTCCGGCTCCCTCTATGGCTACTACCATCGCCACTCTCACCAAGTGACAAGTGTATCATCActtattttttcattaatttcctgcttttttttttcctccaCTCTTTTACTTTGGTCTATGGACTGGTTAATGAATCTTCTCTTTGAGCATGTCCTTTTTATGCCCTTATATAGATGCAATTAAACTTTAGCTTAGAGGTAATAATGTCATTGTAAATTACTTTCTATAACTCCTATAAAGACTGACTTACACTCACAATATTTCTTCTTTTTggtattttttcattatttatcgGTAAAATTATTTCTTCTTTAATACTACATTTtacactgtttttttttttaaaaaaggaaaaagaaaaattaacccAAGGTAGGTACCAGATGACAATGAAATAATGAGTTAGTTAGGGCATGGCGCGTCCAAAACTAGGGATTAGGGAATTTATAAACTGCCCATAAATGATGAATCactggaaaaagaaaaagaaaagggaccgcaattaaaactaaatttaatgtcTCCTAATTATCaatgataaaattttatattgacACATTGTAATGTTAATCtaaatttcttttgaattttgttaACAAATTCCCttaaaaatacaaaagtaaaGCTTTTTTTatagaacaaaaataatttaaaaatttgaacaaTATTAATTATATACTCTTAGCATATTTGTTAGAAAATCTCAATTTttgtatacaaaaatattaattttgtaatAACTCTGTATAAAAATTTAACTCGAAAAATTACTAATTAACATGTTTTATAgttggtggaaactcaggtgaagttgacttcacatgaagttgatatctaaaagccgttagataaaaatttagtaaaatcagTCAAATTATATCTAACGACTTTCAGGtattaacttcatgtgaagtcgactgcacctaagTTTTCACCTTTACAGTTTTACATACAATTGGAACCCCTAATGCATATCTATAGTAAAACCCTTCACAATAAGATTTCAGTTGTTTTTTGTGTCTTTTATCAAAGACTGATACAAGACCCACTTGTCTGATCAATTTACAAACTTCAGGTTGCGCCCTTAAATTGAGACACTAATTAAGGAAAATCACTATTCAAACTTGGTGGGGACGTTAATAACCAGTTAAACTTGCAAATTGGGCTAAGGGTTTGTATAGGTGagcttttaagaaaaaaaaaaatgtttagtttttttttttaaaaaatcttatgaaaaagtaaaaataattttatgtttgaatatctCATAGGGGTGTctgcggatcggatccaatatccgtAATTTTTAAGGTTGGATCCGATCCTATCCGATCCGCAAagcggatcggatatcggatatatccgcaaaatacaaaaatatttttaaaagcttatttttattaaaaaaatatcaataaaatttattttttctattcttttaaatatgtttactcttaaaataatattaaacatacttttctcgaataataaattaaaataatttaacatatatgataattattagttaaaataaaacataaaaagaatattttacttatttatttctttatttttacggatacgcggatatgcggataccaacacaaaatccgcaatccgatccgattagtgtGTGGATCCGATCCGAAAaccttgcggatcggatccatatccgcaattttcggatcagATTCGGATAAACactgcggatatgcggatcggatccgatccatggaTACCCCtaatatctcatgcaaaaagatctttttatttatcaattatatttagatataataatataaaaatatttttttatttatttattacatgaaaaatatctttttttaagaaaaaaagatattttaaaaaaagatgtaaattagaacttttcaaaaaaaatattttttatttttttattgtttttacttttactactcgaAATTTGCTAACcatgctaaaaaataaaaataaaaaaagattttttttatcaagataaAGACGTCCAAACAAATACTAAGTCAAGcttaaattatagcttaaattATCATGTCTGCATCATTGGATGGTTGGTggccattaattaattaatactattAGTATCCATATTCCACCGTCATAGATTTGCTGCATCATTAAAATGAATAATCAGTTTATCAGATTTTAATAATATGGTCTTTCCGACAATAcgcataaaaataaatttttgataaGCGCTTTCTCaaagagtttatttattttttatagtcaacacaaactcaaaaaataaaaatgagataATGGATTATGCAATAAAGTTGCCACTAAATCTCGTGATATTCACGTGATGATCCACAAAATCACATGTTCTTTCTTGTTCAAGTTCAATTATATTGATGATTTGGCGAGTTGTGCTAGTTCATCCAGGTAACTTATTTTGCACataatttttattcataatttaattaattttttccctttttttatccTCATTCCAAATTCACTCCAAATATAGATAAAAATCAAAGTTATATaatcaagaagaagaataaaaattgcATGAGTCTTATGCTCAGCAACATAACTATATATAAGCTGTTTAACAAgaacatatttaaaagataagGGTGCACTTTCCACAAGAACAGAGAAGAAAGATATACATGTAATAGCTGCAACTACTGACAACTGTATCCAAACTATAGGTAAAAAGACAGTCCTATCCTGCATGTGTTCACAAAATTAAATATGCCAGATCAAAGCTTCGCAAGTCCAATGATGAATAATCAGATACATATACAACAAGCAATAGTGTCACAAAGGAAAAACATTaaaaaagatgcaatagttgTTTTTCTAAATACCAAAAATAGAAAGACCTATATGGCTCACTTTCTAACTGTTTAATTGGAATTTACCCAAAGTAGCTACCTCGCAttcttatttttctgtgattctaagtttctaactcttccaaaagaATGAAGCAACCTGCAGCCAATTAACATCATTAATAGCATAATCTTGCATTTCAATTGATGTAACTTTACTTATTAGAGCTAGATGGCCTCAGAAGATAATCCTGATGTAGAGAAGCAGAAAAGAAATTATTGGCATTGAAGAATCTAGCTTATTTCTAATTTCTGATATGCTTCAAAAGATTTGTCACATTTAAGACCACTTTTAAAGTGATTCTTTACCAAGTTATTGATTTAGAAGACAAAACAAGTAAAGTAATGGATTGTGattcaagagaaaataaaattttgatttatcCAATATCTCCTCTAAAAGTAGTAGTCAATTTCATGAAACTAGAATATAGAGGAATAAGAGGATGCTCTTACCTAGTAAATTTCATTCATCCACTTCCAAACCGTGGATGATAATTTCACTGGAAGATCTGTAACTAATGCCTCCAAGTGGCACCCGAAGCATTTCAGGAATTCACTGGATACGAAAAAAACAGAAAGCATTAGAATGTAATCACCAACTCGTACATGTAAAACCATTTTCTTTTTGCCATGCAAGTATATAATTTTTACATATAAACGCTGTAACAATACGTCAGAAGAATGTCAAAGAAACCTTCGACATTCGTCGCATGGATCTTCTAGGCAGGATTCTTGCAACAGTATTCTTCATGCTCCTTAAAATTCTTGTAACAGGTGTGCCACTTGAGGCTTGAATTTCAGAGTCGCATTTTCTCTTTTTGGAAAGCTTCATTTTAGAACCCTGATCATCATAACCTTGGCCAGATTTCTGAACTCGATCATCTAACTGGGAGCATCTGAAAGCACAGTATCAATATGCTCAATTGCATGAAAGCTTTTAAAAACACCAAAAAAGTTTCAGAAAGAAGAGTAATTACTCTGAACTCTCTCTGCCATCGACACTCATCCCCACCTGCAAACACAATGGATATTTATCATACTACACATAAGTAATACACACTcaaaaacaagtcaagaagcttGTAAAGGATTATCAAAACTGTCTAGGTTTCCAATACAAGTGAATTTCATATTTTAGCATATACCTTGTTAAAGGTGTATTTCTGTGCAAATAATTATAATCCTAGGCAGAACATCGAGCAAACATGGAAATTTGTATTAAAGCTAATTAGCTACAGCACAATAGccatcaaaatatattttatgtgGTGATACCAAAAGAAAGAATTCCTGAGTTGAAATAGTCCAGCCACAACAAACCTAATATACCATTTCGATCCCCCAAAAAAgaaacaccccccccccccccccccaaaaaaaaccaaaaaaaaaacaaaaatgaaggctAGAGAAAGCACTATACCCATTCTTCAGTTAATGCTGCAAAATTGTTCCCATCAATAGCTGGGCCACATTGTTCTGTATCTGACGTATTCTTTGGTTCACTTAAATCCAGGGATCCATCATTTTCACAGAGTGAAACTGATGGATATTTATGACAACTTGCAGCTTCTGAAATTTGTAGCTCCATAGAACTGCTTAACGAAGCACCTGGACACACCACCCCAGGGTTCACAAAGCAAGAATCATTTAGCAGATCACAATCTTGAAAACATTCATCATCAGGCTTTGAAGCTTGATATGCCAGTGTCCCCAGATCTGACAGTGAGTTGCCAACAGAATCACAAAGTGACTTGAAAGGAGTACCAGTAGCATACGAATCAAAGAAGGCCTTAGACGCAACTTTAGCACAAGATTCAGCACCAAAAATAAAATTGCTAGGTACACCATAACTTTCTTCAGCTGAGAGAGTGGACTGATCTTGCATTAAGTTATTTACTACATTAACATCCGGTTCAGCTAAGGCAGAGCATTGATTTACCTGCTTTGAATTAGCTGCTGCTTTCACATTCATGCTGCATGGAGTTAATGAATCCGATATTAATGGGCTTTCAACTTTATTCCGTTGGCCTAACTCTACAACAATATCTTTTGTGAATTTCAAGCTTGAGGAAGATTTAGCCAGTCCATTATGAGCATCAATTTGGACAGGATTTGCATCCCACAAGGAACATCTTTCTTGTGTAGCGCTCCCTCCTAGGCAAGCAAGATCCTGCCGGAGACTCCAGGACTTGTTTCCGTACATAGTCTCACGTACTTGAACCTCATTTCGAAACCTGTTAGTCCAATCTGATGGGGATGAATTTAAATCAACATGAAGATTAATTCCCTTGTCTGACCAAACATAGAACTCAAAAGAAGAGGGAGTAGCTTCAGCAGCTTCTTttattaaagaagcaaaatcttTGTCTACATAAGGTGCACCTGCTTCTACAGTTCCACGATTGTTTTGATGAAAGTTCTGCACTAAGCTCTCTCCCATTTTACCTGGgcgaaaataaaatcttttccctAGCTATATATTACTATTCTGCAGAGCTGTTTGATATATTGTATAGCAAAACTTCCTCCTGCATTTGCTAAAATGATTACATAAGAGATGCTCCCAAGgattacaaagaaaataaaaaatgcaattaAAGATGACACAACTCTACCACATCATCCACCCTGAAATGGGAAAAATATGCAATCCCTATTCATCCTAAACTCAAGCATGATTTTCAGCTTCCAAACGGTTAAGTACAAAATTAAATAAGACTAAAAGACTGTCATCTCATAAGACTGTCCTGCTGTATAATTCATACATTGTAATTGCAATAAATCTACTATCCCTTCAAATGCTCGAAAGGAAGTCTAGGAAACTTGTCACCCTCACCGAACCTTCACTCAAATTCACTCGCAATTCGTTATACCCTTTCCCGGTCCTAACAACCCCATCTCATacttacaatagccaataattcCTACTAACTTTATCACAACACAGCAGCAACATACACACAAACACGTTATAGACATTGACATAT
Coding sequences:
- the LOC112736782 gene encoding serine/threonine-protein kinase-like protein ACR4 isoform X3; the encoded protein is MGFSVRDLLIYGLNMQLWLFFHVMVLSYLWSQVTSLGSMSSIAISYGEQGSVFCGLKLDGSHTVTCYGSNTAIIYETPSHFSFIGLTAGDGFICGLLMDSNQPYCWGSSGYIEMGVPQPMIKEAEYIDISAGDHHVCGLRKPLTGRFRNTSFVDCWGYNMTRSYVFDGMFQSISAGSGFNCGLFSQNRSVFCWGDETSSRVITLIPDDKRFQRISAGGYHVCGILEGVKNSRAVCWGRSLDIEEEISVSVKQHAGSYGQGNVDLAPSDPMLSVVGGKFHACGIKSYDREVICWGFIIKPSTPPPSGTKVFEIAGGDYFSCGVLAERSLMPVCWGVGFPKTLPLAVSPGMCKSNPCPPGFYEIDLQKGLCKSTDSRICIHCSSGDCPSEMYQKSSCGRSKVKKLNGGSNSKNRTNLEEFKIRRAQMFTYEELETATNGFKEESIVGKGSFSCVFKGVLKDGTVVAVKRAIVSTNMQKNSKEFHTELDLLSRLNHAHLLNLLGYCEEGNERLLVYEFMAHGSLHQHLHGPNKVLKEQLDWIRRVTIAVQAARGIEYLHGYACPPVIHRDIKSSNILIDEEHNARVADFGLSLLGPADSGSPLAELPAGTLGYLDPEYYRLHYLTTKSDVYSFGVLLLEILSGRKAIDMQYEEGNIVEWAVPLIKSGDIAAILDPVLKPPSDLEALKRIANVACKCVRMRGKERPSMDKVTTALERGLAMLMGSPCIEQPILPTEVVLGSNRLHKKSSQRSSNRSASETTEVAETEDQRIEFRAPSWITFPSVTSSQRRKSSVSDADVEGGKNNNNNISNNAEVNKNLGNVVGVGGDGLKSLEEEIGPASPRERLFLQHNF
- the LOC112736782 gene encoding serine/threonine-protein kinase-like protein ACR4 isoform X1 gives rise to the protein MGFSVRDLLIYGLNMQLWLFFHVMVLSYLWSQVTSLGSMSSIAISYGEQGSVFCGLKLDGSHTVTCYGSNTAIIYETPSHFSFIGLTAGDGFICGLLMDSNQPYCWGSSGYIEMGVPQPMIKEAEYIDISAGDHHVCGLRKPLTGRFRNTSFVDCWGYNMTRSYVFDGMFQSISAGSGFNCGLFSQNRSVFCWGDETSSRVITLIPDDKRFQRISAGGYHVCGILEGVKNSRAVCWGRSLDIEEEISVSVKQHAGSYGQGNVDLAPSDPMLSVVGGKFHACGIKSYDREVICWGFIIKPSTPPPSGTKVFEIAGGDYFSCGVLAERSLMPVCWGVGFPKTLPLAVSPGMCKSNPCPPGFYEIDLQKGLCKSTDSRICIHCSSGDCPSEMYQKSSCGVNSDRICEYNCSSCFSSKCLSNCSSSNSEKKKNDDKFWALQLPVVIAEIAFAVFLVCIVSLTSVLYVRYKLRDCECSSGRSKVKKLNGGSNSKNRTNLEEFKIRRAQMFTYEELETATNGFKEESIVGKGSFSCVFKGVLKDGTVVAVKRAIVSTNMQKNSKEFHTELDLLSRLNHAHLLNLLGYCEEGNERLLVYEFMAHGSLHQHLHGPNKLDWIRRVTIAVQAARGIEYLHGYACPPVIHRDIKSSNILIDEEHNARVADFGLSLLGPADSGSPLAELPAGTLGYLDPEYYRLHYLTTKSDVYSFGVLLLEILSGRKAIDMQYEEGNIVEWAVPLIKSGDIAAILDPVLKPPSDLEALKRIANVACKCVRMRGKERPSMDKVTTALERGLAMLMGSPCIEQPILPTEVVLGSNRLHKKSSQRSSNRSASETTEVAETEDQRIEFRAPSWITFPSVTSSQRRKSSVSDADVEGGKNNNNNISNNAEVNKNLGNVVGVGGDGLKSLEEEIGPASPRERLFLQHNF